A genomic window from Methanovulcanius yangii includes:
- a CDS encoding 4Fe-4S binding protein, whose protein sequence is MKLLVTFSRRGGKQPLIAHTVMKTGVLINIERAYIESMEGEVLIDVPDKDAALVSATMEEAGARVKIMEDSVIRDESECVDCGACISVCPQDVLSFDEEWKLNIDGHKCILCGKCVIACPHNALSLLQ, encoded by the coding sequence ACTGCTCGTTACGTTTTCACGCAGAGGCGGCAAACAACCGCTTATCGCCCATACTGTGATGAAGACCGGGGTTCTCATCAATATCGAACGGGCCTATATCGAATCCATGGAGGGGGAGGTCCTCATCGATGTCCCGGATAAGGACGCTGCACTCGTCTCCGCCACCATGGAGGAGGCGGGGGCACGGGTGAAGATCATGGAGGACTCTGTCATCCGGGATGAGTCCGAGTGCGTGGACTGCGGAGCATGTATCAGTGTCTGCCCTCAGGATGTTCTCTCGTTCGACGAGGAATGGAAGCTGAACATTGATGGGCATAAATGCATTCTCTGCGGAAAATGCGTCATCGCGTGCCCGCACAATGCGCTCTCGCTCCTTCAATGA